AAGGATGCTGTACATGACGCAGCATCGCGAGGAGGCGTTGTCATTTATATGTACACTGAAAGCAGATGACAGGAGACCCAGCTCACTGCTCAGCGCCACATCCTCAGTAAGGTGAAAGAGGTACTCTGATGTAGTCCCAATGTGATAAAACTTGGAGTTGTTCAGGAGAATGACATTCAGCGGAGTCCCTTTTAGAAGATGAAAGATCTTTTGGCGGATTTCCACCAGACTGCTCTCCTCTCTGGTGACATTTGCAGTGTTGCTGGTGTAATCTATGGTGGCTTTAGGGCCAAGTGCCTGGAGAAAGTCCCCATATGCGTCTACCTCACAGTCCAAAGGCCCCAACTCCTTTAGCAGATTAAGTAGAGACTTTGCAGTATCAAAATCGACATAATAGGTGCTGTCTGTGTAGACAAACTCAGAGTCAGAAAGAGCGTAACAACCACCCTGCCTTTTACAAACAGCTCCACTGTCTCGCATCTTATTGATGCTCGGCTTGTGCAGGAAGCGCAGGCAGGAAATGTTTGCCATTTCAGAGCAAGTAGACTTTTCATTTGAATCCAGCACAAACACTCCGTGGGTAGTCCCAGTAGACAGTGAGGAGGGGTGGGCTAAAGCTGTAAAGCCAGGTTTGTCAAACCTTACACACTTATCTTCTGCAGTACTGTAGAGCTCTATGTCGTCTGCACAGGTCACCAGTACACCAGGCTTCATCTGGGATGGGAAATCCACATACAAGGCCAGTTTCAGCTCCAGCATCTGGTAGAGAGGGTCACCCAGCGGCACGGCGGTGAAGATCTTCCCCAGGGCGCTGGCACAAGGCAGACGCTGACTCAACCCGCCTGGAAGGATGAGAACAGAAATATTCAAGTGGGAAACATCATATAGAAGGGTTAATTAGATGATCAAAATatatatcacgatatttttgaccaaataaaaTGATATTACAGCGATACTGTAGGGTTGACCTTTGGTTCTTTcactatatttttaaacaatgacCGTTTTGAAAAAGAATTATCAAtgatgtggatacaatgactaagtgggtaaaggtgaATAATAAAATGGGTAAAACAGACTGGTAAGTTAAGAACATGAGATGACTTTAGTGTAATGCAGCCgttaaaatcaggaaaagacaccacttgtGTCATACTACGATTTTGCGATATCCAAAACTATAACGATATCTAGCCTGATATACCAATGTCGATATAATACCCATTTACTGCCCAGCCCTACTGGTGATCCCTTGCTGGAGCTGCAAGTGGAGATAGAGAATTTTAAAACTTGGGGAGTTTGTGTGCTGTCTCTTTTGTTAGACTCTGTGCTGTCGccctattttatttttggggattcataaatctgttttaaaaaaaagcaacagtgactgtgttgttgtgatttggacTGTTTCACATGTGAGTGAAGCAGCAGTTATGACATTGAAAAGGCCCCATGTTAAAGTAAAGTAGTTTCTTATTCTTGTAGAGGAGTAATGTCTGCTATTTGACTTTGTTAAGTGGCTTTAACAGTTCATGGGCGTTAATTGGTTTTATTTAGTCTTATTCTTTAGAGCGCTACTTTTATACTATATAAGTACTCATCCATCAACAAAGGGACATTGTAATCTCAAACCTGCATGGATGAGGATGACTTTCAGCCTGCCCAGAGCCGTTCCATAGATGTCATTCAGCTGCTGCAGTGCGTACAGAGTGGAGCCCCCATTCccttgaaaagaaaatgtcattcaaattagtagtagtagtaataagaagaagaataataagaataataataataacaacaacaactagaaaatgaatttcctgcagaaaatgtgtgGGAATAATGAATAGCTGAATTGTTAAAGCTAACCTGGTTgaatagcttaaatcagtaaaagTAGTAAGAATAGTTGAAAAAGTAGAAGTGGTTTTAATTAAGCTGAATAACaccaataatgtaaaaaaaggtggaaaaattaaacaaaaattgaaatgcTATAGCTAACCTGGTTGAATAGCTTATATCAGTAAGAAGAAGCTTAAGTAGTATGAGTAGTTGAAAATGtaggaatggttttaattaagttgaataacaccactACAACATAAGGAGCTAGAGCTAGATTTTCAAAGTTGAATGGTTTTAATAACTAAAAGTCTGCAGAAGATATGGACAACCAAAAAACTTAcggaataataaaaacataatgaggTTATTAAATGCCTTTTTCAGGGTTGATGTACTGCAGCGGGGATCAAACCCCCGTCCATATCCCCgtcacagacagacatagatgtcgacacacacacaaacagagtaTGGTTGCCTTGTTGACCAAAACCAATGggaagcctttcatctctgtgatgtcatctctttgatctgtaatcagtAGCTGTCACCTGTGTCACCAGCTGTTCACACACTAAACAAGCTCTCAAACGAATGGTCATTCCACCATAGGGATACAAGATATGAATAATGTAATCTCCTCCTGGGCACCAGAAAGCGTTTGTGAATGTATTGATATAAAAATTCATGTGGATAAACTTAAAAATTTGGGCATTACAGCGATTTAAAAAATTGGTCTGCTCTGCGTTTTGCTCAGACATGTGGACAATGTTTAACATGGCATTGAATGGAGGAAGATTTGGAACTCTTGTCATTTGAAAGCTCACTGAGCAAAAAGTATAATTCATGTTGCATAAATAAAGAGCACATTGGctgaaactagaca
This sequence is a window from Etheostoma cragini isolate CJK2018 chromosome 9, CSU_Ecrag_1.0, whole genome shotgun sequence. Protein-coding genes within it:
- the fpgt gene encoding fucose-1-phosphate guanylyltransferase → MSQESNIELQTATREKLRRFNAQRAKEVQPGEFWDVVVVTAVDVSQRDAYELQIREKVDRKELPLGVHYKVFSDPPGSKIGNGGSTLYALQQLNDIYGTALGRLKVILIHAGGLSQRLPCASALGKIFTAVPLGDPLYQMLELKLALYVDFPSQMKPGVLVTCADDIELYSTAEDKCVRFDKPGFTALAHPSSLSTGTTHGVFVLDSNEKSTCSEMANISCLRFLHKPSINKMRDSGAVCKRQGGCYALSDSEFVYTDSTYYVDFDTAKSLLNLLKELGPLDCEVDAYGDFLQALGPKATIDYTSNTANVTREESSLVEIRQKIFHLLKGTPLNVILLNNSKFYHIGTTSEYLFHLTEDVALSSELGLLSSAFSVHINDNASSRCCVMYSILDPSCSVGAGSVVEYSRLGEGASVGGGSIVSSCWVSAGLSVPAGVFMHSLCVNYKHQTRFVTVVFGISDNLKHSVVAPAYMEELKLFGLSLAACLAHWGLKNEVLRFSGDASSCSLWNACLFPVSSDQKSSFSQSLEMLQAARSGSTFTLPKDTKLMSMQEALQYKNLEEMLKFRKGLYEDITQRKPNN